In Cherax quadricarinatus isolate ZL_2023a chromosome 34, ASM3850222v1, whole genome shotgun sequence, the genomic stretch TCCAGTttacctagcagtttcttcacctcctcataaGTTGTGTGTAgtatgtccagcacttgctggtgcacccggtgagagatagagagagagagagagagagagagagagagagagagagagagagagagagagagagagagagagagagagaatgagagagagagagagagagagagagagagagagagagagagagagagagagagagagagagagagagagagagagagagagagagagagagagagagaggaaagttgTTGAAAAGTAAGAAAAGTTTATTGGCCAATGTAAATCGTTTTTATAGATCCAAGTTAATCTCTATTCCTTTGACAACTACTTAACAATTACTTCAATATTATAAGCATTCACTGCATTTTTTTTCTTTgtgataatatttttatttataataaataaGTAATTCTATTATCGATTAGTACAAGAATATGTTTGAGAGATGCCACACCTttctgttgaaaaaaaaaatactataaagTACAGGAGTCCTGACACAACACCTACGAGTTTACTGCATTTATGATAAAGCTATGTTAAAATTCTCACTTTGAATAACCAATGATagaaacatgaagaacagtgagaTGGTGACTTCCATTTtatgtggttgttgaggtggttcggacatgtagagagaatggagcgaaacagaatgacttcaagagtgtatcagtctgtagtggaaggaaggcggggtaggggtcggcctaggaagggttggagggaaggggtaaaggaggttttgtgtgcgaggggcttggacttccagcaggcatgcgtgagcgtgtttgataggagtgaatggagacaaatggtttttaatacgtgacgtgctgttggagtgtgagcaaagtaacatttatgaagggattcagggaaaccggcaggccggacttgagtcctggagatgggaagtacagtgcctgcactctgaaggaggggtgttaatgttgcagtttaaaaactgtagtgtaaagcacccttctggcaagacagtgatggagtgaatgatggtgaaagtttttctttttcgggccaccctgccttggtgggaatcggccagtgtgataataaaaaaaatataaaaaaacttaataatgaaaCCCTACATTACTTCGCTCACGCTGAAGAGATGCCTATCTCAGCATAGATCTAAAAGAAGAGTTATGCTTGATACAAATTGCGAAGAGCCTACAACCATGAAGAAACAAGAGGTTTCACTGTAATAACATTCCCCTCTGATAAATCACGACACTTAGCGGAACGTTGTCTCAATCTATGTCTTAAGACCCAAGCAATTCGATGACGAACTCTAATGCAAGTTGCGCAATGACATCATTGTTCATCACAAATTCATCCTCAATTGCTGAGGGGCCTGGAATGATGAAGTCATAGAAACGTTGGGAAGCATTATTTTAGCATTAGGGAGATATGAACGGAatgaaaagagaagaagaaaatagAATCAGAAGAGGAAAGACCCATTCAAAGGCTTTTCCTTAAAACTGCAACACAAATTACGACCTCAAAAAAGTTAAGACGGTGTCCGAAGATGTATAAGATCTGTGAAacatttatacacacacatacagcacacaaacataataataataatgataataataataataataataataataataataataataataataataataataataataaaaataataataatataataataataataataataataataataataataataataataataataataataataataataaaaagaagaagaagaagaagaagaagaagaagaagaagataaagaaaaattagaaaaataaacaagtaaaaaaaaaacagataataataaatatttaaataataTTCCTAGCACAACATTTGTGATAACATCTCTCTGTACAGTATTTGAGATTCTGTGTTAAAATGACTCTATGTTCCACTGCTTTAAAATCATCGTGACCCGCGCTCAGTAATTTGTAAGTTACATCCCTCTTACTTACTGGATGGTTCCTGCCATAAACGGAGTGCCCGGCTTGACTCGCAAGAGGTAGAATGATCATAGTCTGGCTCGGGTTTCGGCTGCATGTTAATCAGTTCATTATTTGCATGTAAAGTAAAGTTATTGAGTGGAAGTTCGATATATTTTGGGAGGAATTGAAATGAGAAAATTTTGAATATCGTATGATGTATTCTTCATTGAGGAAAATAATTAATGGAACTAATTAGTCATAAGCAGAAAATATGCTCGAACAATATTTATTTGGTTATTAAAATCATCGTAAATCGTAGCTGAGTGAAACTGGAGTTGAAATTTTTCTGTGCCGCGACTGGAGTTTGTGCCCTGAATAATGGTTGTTTGTAACCTGATAGGTGTTTGCACAGTGAATGGTTCCTTTATGTGGCGTGAAAGGTATTTGCTCAGTGACTGTGGATTATTTTACCGTGAATGATGGTTCTTTGTTGCATTAGAGGTGTTTGCACCGTTAATAGCACTTGCTTGTgtagcagtggttcccaaacatTGGTGCACGCACCTTCGGCGTACGGGAGCTGACATGCGAAGCACGTTAAAAAAATTCTTAAATAATGACCGAATTCGCAATTGAATATACATGTTTTAATCAGATTTCAAACATTCGCGAAATATCGTTAGGTGAGAACATTTTAATTTAAATAAGTACATTTCAGCGGGGTACGAAGGTAATTAATGTGCGTCATGAAGCGTGCAGTTGTAAACCCATTAGTTTGAGTGACAAAAGTGATGGGGAAGTCTGGAATATAGTTTGGAAGCGGTTTAGTGCCCTGAATAGTCTACGAATCACTGGTACAGTGAATGGTATTTGTGTTGTAAATGATCGTGCAATGAATAATGTTGCTTCTGTTGCCTAAATAGCGCTTGTGTCATCACTGGTGTTTATGCCTTAGATCATATCTGTGCAGTGAACGGTCTGTATCGTGACTTGTGTTTGTGACGCTGAATTGTGTTTGTATTGTGAATTTTGTGTACCACGATTGGTGTCCTCCTGTGCAGTGAATGATGCTTTCATTGTTGCCTGAACATCATTTATTTGTGTTATTAATAGAGTTACTGACTTGAATAAAGCATGAAGAGAAAAGCAATAACAATTTAACGTAAGTTTCTTTTCAGGAAATGAGGAGTAGTTTGAACATTATGACATTATCAGGTGTAGTAATTAGgtgtaaaattataaaaaaattccCTTACGAATGCCAACAATATCCTTGCTTGATTTTGTATTCATTTCAAGGAACAATGACAAGCAAGCATGATATTGTACACCACAGCACTAACAGCGCTGGAGATGGCAGAAAGCGTTGCTGTTACTTGATGTTTCGTCGCTTTATTGGAAGCGCTTGATCAAAGGAAGTGAACCAGAGTAAGCAGCGAATGAAAAATGTGAAAGAAGCAGTGCATGACTGTTCGAGAGAAATCGAGAGGCAAGCATAGGAGACGAGATTTGATCCCCGCATCTACAACCAGAACTAGCCGTGGACTTGAACCCGTCtcattttagcccgcctcatggagagagaaaattcacgacgctttaACCCACGGGACCAGCCAATCCTACAAAggtcacgcacccagcagagctaggtgtttaaCCGTGATTCGAGGAtatagctctgaggcacccacaccatcaaaTGTCTTCGGATcatggtaaaacacctagctcttctCCAGGCCCAGGTCTTCTTGGTGCGTGATCTtcgtaggattgggtggtcccgtgggttagagagTCCTGAATTTTCTCtctccatgaggcgggctaaaacgaaaagggttcgagtcctcggctagtcacagtaCTGTTGTTGATTAAATACtattcgttcgtggttacaataatatatatactgcttgtggaggctagtacatcaaacggggagcagaatgaaattagctctgaggcacccacaccatcgtatgtcctttgATCATGGtaaaacatctagctctgctgggtgcgtgatctttgtaggattgggtggtcccatgggttagagcgtcgtgaattttctctCTCCATGAGGTGAGCTAAAATGATACGGGTTCGGTTCATTGGCTAGTGGCAGTGcttttattgattaaataccactcgtttgtggttacaataatatatatacttcgTACGTCAGGtaacaacctggttaatcaggccctgatccaccaggtatactccaggaatactgtttgtggaggctagtacaccaaacggggagtagaatgaaattagctctgaggcccTCACACCATCGTATATCCTCGagtcacggtaaaacacctagctctgctgggtgcgtgatctttgtaggattgggtggtcccgtgggttagagagTCCTGAATTTTCTCtctccatgaggcgggctaaaacgacATTGGTTCGAGTCGTcggttagtcgcagtgttgttactgatatatatatatatatatatatatatatatatatatatatatatatatatatatatatatatatatatatatatatatatatatatatatatatatatatatatatatataaggttcaTTAATCGCTTAGACTTTTTTTATAATGGCAAATTTAGGGAAATAAATGATTTGTTGGAAAGGGTAATGAATAACTATAACAAATACAAAAATACAATCAATAAAATGGAAGACAAATAGGGCACAATATTACGTTGACAATGGTGTATATATTTTCCCTATCAAGTGATGCCCGAATAACAATAACGTACATTTTGTTAAAGTGGAAGACATTTTAATAAACTTGTGAAAGAATAAACGAGGGATATTAAAATAGATAAGGAGAACTGTGCTGAGTTCTGTTACGTACATGACTACCTCCACATTATAGAATTGATTTGTCTGCAGAATAATATTGTTTCATCATTTTATTTATGCCCAAGTTGGTGGAAATTTCAGTAAAACACTAGGAAAGTCAAATAATTCTTTGAGGTTGTGTTGTTTAATCTTTTACTGAAATAAGTTTAAAAACAATAAATACGAGATAAATTATCAGACTGCAAGAGTTAGTGTGGAACACCGTAAACACGATTGGGAGAACTGACCGAGGGATAGTCAGCGCCTTCCTCTGATGAGCTAGTATCCTCAGCACGAGCAGCATCCTCTGCAGCAGCCTTGATAATCTGGTCAAGTACGAACTGAGGGATTGGGTGAGGGAACTCGGGAGCCACTGGCAGATGGTCAGAGTGAGGCTGGAATCCATTTTCGTCAGCTACGAACTTTACTTCAACCAGAGTTCCGTCAGGGGCAGTGTATCTGgaaaaaatatttgttttattTTACATCATTAAAAAATCATATCTCTTTTATATTTTGTGAAGAATATTAACAAAAAAGCAATCCGAACTACTTTCCACTTACGAGTACTTTCCAGCCTTAATTACCGCTCCAGAATCATCGTCTGGTAAGCCGGCTTGAGATATGCTAATGCCATTGCCAGTCTCAATTTCGAAGTTGAATTTTCCATCTTCATCATGGACTCGTTCGTCCCTCAGGATGGGCACCACCTCGTCCTCCCTGGATTCCTGATGCGGAGCTCTGTAGCTGTCTTGAGGGGCAGAGGCGGCCAAGGTAGCAAGGATAGCGATGATGGCCTAGATATAGAAAAAGTGTGTAGGTAAAATCATTTACCTTCCTTctcatctttcatatatatatatatatatatatatatatatatatatacatacatatatatatatatatatatatatatatatatttctttctttcaacacaccggccgtatcccaccaaggcggggtggcccaaaaggaaaaacgaaagtttctccttttacatttagtaatatatacaggagaagaggttactagccccttgctcccggcattttagttgcctcttacaacacgcatggcttacggaggaagaattctgttccacttccccatggagataagaggaaataaacaagaataagaactagaaagaaaatagaagaaaacccagaggggtgtgtatatatgtgcttgtacatgtatgtgtagtgtgacctaagtgtaagtagaagtagcaagacgtacctgaaatcttgcatgttcatgagacagaaaaaaggacaccagcaatcctaccatcatgtaaaacaattacaggctttcgttttacactcacttggcaggacggtagtacctccctgggcggttgctgtctaccaacctactacctagggtatatatatatatatatatataaatatgcaatcTTTTCCTACATATAAAAATTATTTGAAAATATAATGTACACAAAAGAATCATAACGCACGCATCACTATCAGAAGAGAAGTACTCACCAACTTCATGTTGTTTATATGAGGCAGGTACTGACGGACAACAACTCCCTCGCCTCTTATATAGTCCACCTCACAAGGTCTTTCTCTAACCATAACATGAACTTCCTGTATCCCTGATAAACACCGATGCATATCCTGTTTGTGttttctcgatttttttttttttgctttgttGAACTTGACATATCTATGCTTATATGTTGGAAGCTAATACTATGTCAACTCTATCATTAACAAATTaaatgattgtagtgtttaaaATTTTTCTCTTCGAACTCTCCTACTAATCCAGTTTTTATGTGTGCCCTCGTGTTCTGTCTACGATGTGCCCTTTCATTTGGTCTTCAGTGTACACTTATATCTAATCTTAAATGTACCGTCACATCTAATCTGCTTTGCACCCTTACATATGGTCTACCAAGCGCCCTTACATCTCGTCTGCCATGCGTCTGGTAAATGCGCATAGGATTCAGACAATTGAACTCGGGTaagttttattttaataatatttaAGTGAAGGGGTTGAGGAACATCGTTAAGCCGGACTAgaattctggaggtgggaagtacagactgcattctgaagaaggggtgcggatactgcagtttggaggggcatttaAGCTGTATTGTCGGCTCCTCTGATAAGGTGAtgcagtgaatgatggtaaaagcttttcttctttttcaggtcactctaCCTCTGCGAGAGACGGCTCGTGTGATAAAAGAATTGCATATTAgtgataaaaaataaattaataataacaataataataataataataataataataataataataataataattattattattattattattattattgtgaatcaCTATGGCAGTAAGGCTGTTGGTTACTGGTTGCATTGCTTATATTTTTTAGTACCCCcataaccttgctctttcctatgtttactTTTAATTACCTTCTGTTACATTCCCTCTCAGAGTCGTTTATCAGCCTTTGCAACCTCTCTGCCAAATCTCCGAAAAGAACCGTTTCATCGGCAAAAGGCAACTGTGAAAAGTCTTTTTTCCTACCAGATTCCCTATCTTTCAATACCAAGCTTATCTCTAACACCCTAGCGTTAACTGCTTATACAATTGTATCTACAAACGTGCCAAACAACCATTATGACATTTCATATCTCTGTCTCAGGCCTATTTTTATTGGAAAATAGTCTCGtcttttttcattttttattaatacatcggcaGTTTCaaaccaagacagggtgaccagaaaaagaagaaatattttcatcatccttcactccatcactgtcttgccagaggcgcgcctacACTACAATTAAAAAACTGAAATGTATCAGCAcccctctaggactcaagtccggctaaccaatttctctgaatctcttcacagatattattttcctcaaactccaacagcacgtcaattcataaaaactattcgtctccattctctcctatctaaTATGCTTACGCACACTTGttagaagtccaagcctctctcacacaaaacctcctttactccctccaacctttcatagaacgacccctatcccgccttccttccactacagatttatattccCTCCAagacattctattttgttccatcctctctaccgTTAGATTCCTGTcaacacccgaacattcacttctcttacaaccccatctataaatatattgaacaactataGTAACATCAAGcattcctgtctaaggcctctcttctacatacctgaacctcgctatcctcgtaaaaagtcTTAACTACCTTTATTAACCTACCAACTGCAATATCTGCCACCCTATCAtgtaccttttctaaatccataagtgcaatgaaaaaaaattacatctATTCATTCCTGCAGTGTTGACTTACGTGGTTCATTGTAAACACTTTGTCTTCACATCTCGTACCCTTTCTAATACCTCATAgatcatctgcgatcctgctctttgtcttacccttaattctttcagcAATAACTCTGCTATACACTTTACCCCATATACTCATGTGGCTTATTCTACTATAATTTTTTCACTCTTTTATACTTTTCCCCTTATACAATGGAACTATGAATGGTCCCTGTCAATCCTTATTTACCTTATCCCCACATCCCTTTTGTATACATTGAACAAATGAACAAACTACTCCTGCCTTAATGTTTCTGTCTCAGTCCTATCTATCCCAGCTGTTTTACCCAgtatcattctacccactgcctttCGCATCCTCCCAAAAAGTTTCACTTAACTCAGTGAACAAATTGATTCTCTCCATCAAGTCTAGATGGATGGTTAATGGAAACACTGTTACCAGGGTAGGAAAAAACTGGGCACCAACTGTGGCCCGTTCAAATGCGAATTGGTAGATGCGTACATGAGTGTAAAATTTAATAAAGAAAAAGCATCTTGTAACCAAGAGTGAAAATCTAGTAAATCAGACTGTAAGATCGTCTGTGAAATTGgtagtaaataaataaatgaggAAGTAACTGGCAAGGGCAGCAGGCAGTGCATCTCCCCGGGTGATGACGGGCAAGGTTAAGGCCAGTTCAACTGAGCGAGCTGCGGAACAGGAATTACTTAAATCCCAACGGTGTTATTCACATTTTAGACACGCAACTCCATCCTGTGTATGTCTCTTCTATTATCTGTACAACGTAAGACACACTTCTCCCATCTATCACACTTTCGCTTTACACTCTTCGGACATCTCCAACTCTGGCCACTCACACATCAGCAACGTTGCAGGAGCTAACCTGCACATGAAGGGGTATGCTAGGGTTTTGTGTGGAAGCTACGAGACGTTTGCTGAATGACGAAGCCCTAACTGTAAGTACTTACTGTTCCCTTAATGAGTATTCCCCATATACTTTTAGTTGTGGAATGCATCACTGCAATttcttaatttattatttctttCATTGCTCACTGTATTGTATGAGTATTGTTTATGATTAAGATAGGTTAGTAAAATCTTTCAATCAACAAGTGAGACTTTAATATTTATTCAACGCTTTAACGACAGAGAAGAATGGGGAGTGATGAGGTAATCTCGTTTCCTATGAATAACAAAACCCATTACACTATACAAAACTGAAGAGCGTTCTGAACATAAAAATCACATACTTACGTGGTTTATCACTGTAATCAACATGCATTAGGTCTGATATATTCGCGTAAATGTAACACAGATTATAAAAATTTCTTGCAACAATATTTATTTTTCGTTTATTGAATTTATGTGACTAAGTGTGACTTGGCCACTGCTGTATCTGGTTCAGTGCATAGAGCTAAGGATCTTCAGCGACAGGGAGTTAATTTTAAAGAAGATCATGTTTAAAAGGAAGCCTGGAGGTTAAAAATAAAATAGCAGACTAATGATATTATAACTTTTTTCTTTATAGTAATGTAGAGAGAGAGGGTTCTGAGAGCCAGGAAAGAATGTGGTTTTTATGtactaatgtaataataatgcttGGTAGACCAGATTGCAACACACCAGCTATAACAAGGCAAGAGTCTAGATGTAATAATGTTTAGCAGACCAAATGGAATAATAACTGACAGATCACGTGTAAGGGTGCAGCAAACCATATGTAATAATACATGACAGACCAGAGGTAAGGGTGCGAAGCAGACCAGATGTGAGGGTGTAACACACACCAGATGCAAGGGTGGAGCAGACCGTAAGAAGAGACGCATACCTACCTACGTGTGATTGCGCATGACAACCTAAATAATTGCAAGAGCACAAACAAAAACTTGACTTGAAGGAAGGAGCTCacaaagggagacatgataagcaTTACATAAATTAAATTTGCTGCTGATAGTCAAAACAGATACAATGTTAATATCTGACATGTATATGTGTGTCAAGTTTATTAGAGCAAAACACGAGAGAAAACACAAATAGGACATGCAGTTTTCTTTATCAGTGACACAAGAAATCATATATTGTCAAGAAATGACCTTCTGATGTTGTCTTTATAAGAGATGAAGTAGACGATGATCGTCATCAATTGCCCCAACTAAgcaacatgaagttgatgagTACTTGCCTTCAAATATTACTATGTGCCTTATGTTtttcatttatgt encodes the following:
- the LOC128693755 gene encoding cuticle protein AMP1A, which translates into the protein MKLAIIAILATLAASAPQDSYRAPHQESREDEVVPILRDERVHDEDGKFNFEIETGNGISISQAGLPDDDSGAVIKAGKYSYTAPDGTLVEVKFVADENGFQPHSDHLPVAPEFPHPIPQFVLDQIIKAAAEDAARAEDTSSSEEGADYPSVSSPNRVYGVPH